A genomic segment from Prinia subflava isolate CZ2003 ecotype Zambia chromosome 28, Cam_Psub_1.2, whole genome shotgun sequence encodes:
- the LOC134562482 gene encoding oxygen-dependent coproporphyrinogen-III oxidase, mitochondrial-like has protein sequence MHTPGGAAAAPKQIATLCRNHSRPFLLSLLLPTPCTGVRTEEDEAGIKGKAASLSGNGTPVSHNTGGDPQHSIKDKRGKLPFCAMGVSSVIHPKNPHVSTAHFNYRYFEIEEADGNKEWWFGGGSNLSPTYLNEEDAVHFHKTLKEACDKHDLKLYPKYKKWCDDYFYIKHRGERRGIGGIFFDDMDSPSKEEVFQFVKSCAKAVVPCYMPIVKKHCHDPFTPEEKLWQQLRRGWYVEFNLVYDRGTKFGLLTGSKIESVLASLPLTARWEYMHNPPENSREAEILEVLRNPKDWVH, from the exons ATGCACACCCCGggcggggcagcagcagcaccgaAACAAATCGCCACGCTTTGCAGGAACCATTCCCGacccttccttctctccctccttctgccCACGCCGTGTACGGGGGTGCGAACAGAAGAGGATGAAGCAGGAATAAAAGGCAAGGCTGCCTCCCTGTCAGGAAATGGAACCCCGGTCTCCCACAATACAGGCGGGGATCCTCAGCACTCCATTAAGGACAAACGAG GGAAGCTGCCTTTTTGTGCCATGGGTGTGAGCTCTGTTATCCATCCAAAGAATCCTCATGTTTCAACAGCGCACTTCAACTACAGATACTTTGAAATTGAAGAAGCGGATG GAAATAAAGAGTGGTGGTTTGGTGGCGGGAGTAACCTCAGTCCAACTTACCTGAATGAAGAAGACGCCGTTCATTTTCATAAGACTCTGAAAGAAGCCTGTGACAAGCATGATCTGAAGCTGTACCCCAAGTACAAGAAATG GTGTGATGACTACTTCTATATCAAGCACCGTGGCGAGCGAAGAGGGATTGGAGGCATATTCTTTGATGATATGGACTCCCCCTCCAAGGAGGAGGTGTTCCAGTTTGTAAAGAGTTGTGCCAAAGCTGTTGTGCCTTGTTACATGCCCATTGTGAAGAAGCACTGCCATGACCCCTTCACCCCAGAGGAAAAGCTATGGCAACAGCTTCGGAGAGGATG GTATGTAGAGTTCAACTTGGTTTATGACAGAGGTACTAAGTTTGGCCTCCTGACAGGATCAAAAATCGAAAGCGTTCTTGCGTCTCTGCCACTGACTGCAAG
- the LOC134562483 gene encoding oxygen-dependent coproporphyrinogen-III oxidase, mitochondrial-like produces MGVSSVIHTKNPHVSAAHFNYRYFEIEEADGNKEWWFGGGSNLTPTYLNEEDAVHFHKTLKEACDKHDLKLYPKYKKWCDDYFYIKHRGERRGIGGIFFDDMDSPSKEEVFQFVKSCAKAVVPCYIPIVKKHCHDSFTPEEKLWQQLRRGRYVEFNLVYDRGTKFGLLTPGSRIESILMSLPLTARWEYMHDPPENSKEAEILEVLRNPKDWVH; encoded by the exons ATGGGTGTGAGCTCTGTTATCCATACAAAGAATCCTCATGTTTCAGCAGCGCACTTCAACTACAGATACTTTGAAATTGAAGAAGCGGATG GAAATAAAGAGTGGTGGTTTGGTGGCGGGAGTAACCTCACTCCAACTTACCTGAATGAAGAAGACGCCGTTCATTTTCACAAGACTCTGAAAGAAGCCTGTGACAAGCATGATCTGAAGCTGTACCCCAAGTACAAGAAATG GTGTGATGACTACTTCTATATCAAGCACCGTGGCGAGCGAAGAGGGATTGGAGGCATATTCTTTGATGATATGGACTCCCCCTCCAAGGAGGAGGTGTTCCAGTTTGTAAAGAGTTGTGCCAAAGCTGTTGTGCCTTGTTACATTCCCATTGTGAAGAAGCACTGCCATGACTCCTTCACCCCAGAGGAAAAGCTATGGCAACAGCTTCGGAGAGGACG TTATGTAGAGTTCAACTTGGTTTATGACAGAGGTACTAAGTTTGGCCTCCTGACACCAGGATCAAGAATCGAAAGCATTCTTATGTCTCTCCCACTGACTGCAAG GTGGGAGTACATGCACGACCCACCCGAGAACTCCAAAGAAGCAGAAATCTTGGAGGTTCTGCGGAATCCCAAAGACTGGGTGCACTGA